From a single Maylandia zebra isolate NMK-2024a linkage group LG3, Mzebra_GT3a, whole genome shotgun sequence genomic region:
- the LOC101466839 gene encoding thialysine N-epsilon-acetyltransferase, whose product MAFSLRTANLDDCKDIARMIMELAEYENLAEHVKVTQKDLEQDGFSNNPLFHGIIAEVPEQHKTKEGHTKIGYALYFYSYSSWSGRAIYMEDLYVMPEFRGTGVGKALINKVAQLALAAGCHQLNFTVLDWNKPSMDFYLSQGCFDITASMGYHCMRCEGEALEHLAQL is encoded by the exons ATGGCTTTCTCCCTCCGCACGGCAAACCTGGACGACTGCAAAGACATCGCGCGGATGATCATG GAACTGGCAGAGTATGAAAACCTGGCAGAGCATGTGAAAGTGACCCAGAAAG ACTTGGAGCAAGATGGCTTTTCCAATAACCCGTTGTTTCATGGGATCATCGCTGAGGTGCCAGAACAGCACAAAACCAAAGAAG gGCACACAAAGATTGGCTATGCACTTTACTTCTATTCCTACAGCTCCTGGTCAGGCAGAGCCATTTATATGGAGGACCTGTATGTGATGCCTGAGTTCAGAG GGACAGGCGTTGGCAAAGCACTAATAAACAAGGTGGCACAG CTGGCTCTGGCTGCTGGTTGCCACCAGCTCAACTTCACCGTCCTGGACTGGAACAAACCATCTATGGACTTTTACCTCAGCCAGGGCTGCTTCGATATCACTGCTTCCATGGGCTACCACTGCATGCGCTGCGAGGGGGAGGCGCTGGAGCACCTGGCTCAACTTTAA